The nucleotide sequence ATATTCTACCAATTAAACTACACCCCTTTTATTTTAAAACCTACTATAATAAATAAAATATATTATAGTTATATATATATCAACTTATTAATTTAATTAAATTATATAACTAGATTATTAATTTAAATTTTATTTGTCAAATTTTTAGAAAAAATATAATATAAATTATTATTTATATTGTTTTTTTATAAAATTTTTTTTATATAAAAGGATAAAATATGACAGAATGGAGTATTGGTAAAATAAAGAAAATAACATATTGGACAGAAAACTTATTTAGTATTATTTTAAATGCAAAAATTAACAATTTTTATGCAGGTCAATTTACAAGATTAGCATTAAAAATTAATAACAAAAAAATAAAAAGAGCTTATTCTTATATAAATTCTCCACAAAATAAAAATTATGAATTTTATATTTCCAATATTAAAAATGGTAAATTAAGCACAAATTTATATAATTTGAAAGTTAATGATAAAATTTTTATTTCTAAAAATTCATCAGGTATTTTTACTTTAAATAATATTAAATCTTGTGAAAATTTGTGGATGTTATCAACAGGAACTGGAATTGGACCTTATCTTTCAATATTACAAGATAAAATATGTTTTAAAAAATTTTCAAAAATTATTTTAGTACATTCTATAAGATATATAAAAGATTTTAGTTATTTAAATTTATTAAAAAAAATACAAAATAAATATTTTGATCAATTAATAATTCAAGTTATTTTAACTAGAAATATTAATATAAATAAAAATATTTTATATGGTTATATTCCTAATTTAATAAAAAATGGAAAATTAGAAAAAAAAATAGGATTAAAAATTAATAATAATAATAGTCATGTGATGTTATGTGGAAATCCAGAAATGATTAAACAAACACAAAATTTTTTAGAAAAAACTAGAAATTTATCTAAAAATTTAAAAAAACAAAATGGTAATATAACATCTGAAAGATATTGGTAAAATAAACTATAAAGAAAATAATATGACAAAATTTTTGATTATTGCTAATTGGAAATTAAATGGTAATTATAAATTTATAAATAAAAATATAAATTTAATTAAGAAAAAAATATATAAATCATTATATTTTTGTAATTTATCAATAGCTCCTCCTTATATATATTTAGGTTATATTAATAATTTATTAAAAAATACATCTATATCTTTAACTGCACAAAATGTTGATATACATACAAAAGGATCTTTTACTGGAGAAATATCAATTAAAATGTTAAAAGATGTTGGAGTAAAATATGTAATAATTGGACATTCAGAAAGAAGATTTTTTCATAATGAAAATAACGATATTATATCTAAAAAATTTATTTTAATTAAAAATAATGGATTAATTCCAATATTATGTTTAGGGGAGACAGAAAAACAAAAAAAAAGAAATGAGACAGAAAAAATTTGTATACAACAAATCAATTCTATACTAGAAAATAGTAATATTAATATTTTAAATAAAACTATTATTGCTTATGAACCGATTTGGGCTATTGGTTCTGGGAAAAATGCAAACATAAATGAAATACAAAAAACTATTTTATTTATAAAAAAATATATATCATCTTTAAATTCTGAAATAGTAAAAAATATATATTTTTTATATGGTGGTTCTGTTAATGTTTCTAATTTAGATATTTTTTTACAAGAAAAAACTATTAATGGTTTATTAATAGGTAAAGCTTCTTTAACAATAGAAAATTTTATTTCTTTAGTTAAAAAAGCTGAAAAAACAATAAATTCATTCAATAGTTCTTAACATAGGAAATAGAATTACATCTCTAATCGATTGTGTATCAGTAAATAACATAACTAGTCTATCTATTCCTATTCCTAGTCCTGCAGTAGGAGGTAATCCGTATTCTAATGCTTCTATGTAATCTTGATCGTAAAAATTTTTATAAATAATCTTATTATCACTCATATTTTTAATATTTTGTTGTTCTTTAAATCTTTTTTTTTGTTCTTCAGGATCATTAAGTTCAGAAAAACCATTTGCTATTTCCATACCACAAATAAAAAATTCAAATCTATCAGTAAGTAAAGGATTCAAATTGTTATTTCTTGATAATGGAGAAATTTCAGTAGGATATTCTGTAATAAATGTTGGTTCTATAATTTTAGATACAATTTTTTTTTCAAAAATTTCAAAAATAATTTTACCCTGACTCCAACTTGGATTTATATTAACTTTTAATAAGTTAGCAATTTTTACTAATTTTTTATTATCTTCTAAATTATCTAAAGAAAAATTAGGATAAAAATATATAATAGATTCTTTCATAGTTAATTTATGAAATTTTTTATTTAAATCAAAAACATAATTATTATATTTTAATAAATACTTTTTAAATATTTTTTTATATATTTTTTTAAAAAATTTTTCAAAAAAAATCATTAAATCTTTATAATCACAATATGTGATATATAATTCCATCATAGTAAATTCAGGATTATGTTTAGTAGAAATTCCTTCATTTCTAAAATTTCTATTAATTTCGAAAATTTTATTAAAACCCCCGATTATAAGACGTTTTAAATAAAGTTCAGGAGCAATACGTAAATAAATATTTTTATTATAAGTATTATGATATGTTACAAATGGTCTAGCTAAAGCTCCTCCTGGAATATTATGCATCATTGGAGTTTCTACTTCAATAAAATCTCTTTCATTCATAAAATTACGAATATTTAATATAATTTTCGATCTTTTTTTAAAAATATAACGTGTTTTTTTATTCACAATTAAATCTAAATATCTTTTTCTATATTTTATTTCTTTGTCTTGTAACCCATGATATTTATCGGGTAATGATCTAATGGCTTTTGTTAATAAATAAATTTTTTGACAAAAAATAGATAAAACATTAATTTTAGTTTTAAAAAGATAACCAGTAACGCCTATTATATCTCCGATATCATATTTTTTTAAAAAATTTTTATATATTTTTTGAGAAACTTCTTTTTGAGATATATAAATTTGTATATTTCCTGTATAATCTTGAATATTAATAAAAGAAGCTTTTCCCATAATTCTTAAATTTACTATACGTCCTGCAATATTAAATGATTTTTTTTCTAAAAAAATATTTTTATGATTATATTTTTTATATATTTTATCTAATGAAATATTAATTTTAAAATTATTAGGAAAAACTATATTAGTTTCTTTTCTTAATTCTATTAATTTTTTATGTCGAAATATTATTTCATTATTATTAATTTTTTTTTTACTTTCAGACATAATAAAATAATCCTATTTTTATTTTTATTTATAAACCTAATTTTAAACTAGCTTCAATAAATTTGTCTAGATTTCCATTAAGTACATATTGTATATTATTAATTTCTACACCTGTTCTTAAATCTTTAATTCTTGAATCATCTAATATATAAGAACGTATTTGATATCCCCAACTAATATTAAATTTTTTTTTTTCCATTTTCTCTTTTTTTTTTTTTTTTATATTATTTTGTAATTCATATAATTTAAATTTTAGTTGTTTTATAGCTTGAATCTTATTTTTATGTTGTGATCTACTATTTTGACATTGTGTTACCAACCCAGTTGGGTTATGTGTAATACGTACAGCAGATTCTGTACGATTTACATGTTGTCCTCCAGAACCAGAAGATCGATATACATCAATACGTAAATCTTCTGAATTAATAAAAATATTATTATCTTCTTTAATTTCTGGATATATAAAAGTTGAAGCAAAAGATGTGTGTCTTCTACCAGATGAACTAAAAGGACTTTTTCTAACTAAACGGTGAATACCATTTTCTGTACGTAACCATCCGAAAGCATAATCACCTATAATATGTAATGTAGATGATTTAATACCTATAATTTCTCCGGGAGATTCACTTATTATTTTTACTTGAAAATTTTTTTTTTCTGCCCATTTTAAATACATTTTCATTATTATTTTTGCCCAATCTTGAGATTCTATACCACCTGATCCAGATTGGATATCAATAAAACAATTTTTTTTGTCATTTTTTTTAATAAAAATTTTTTTAAATTCTAAATTATTTATTTTATTTTGAATATCAAATAATATTTTTCTTGATTCTTGTAATATTTTTTTATCATTAGTATCGATTGCTAAATTAATTAATTCATTAATATCAATAATTTCTTGATTAAGATTATCTAAAGATAATATTAAATTTTTAATTTTTGTTTTTTTTTTATTTAAAATAAGTAAATTATCAAAATCTTTCCAAATATTGGGATCTTTAATTTTATTTTTTATTACTGATAATTTTTTTTTATATTTTGAATAATTAAAGAAACCCCCTAATAAAAATATTTTTTTTTTTTATTTTTTTTAATTTATTTTTTATTAAGTAAATTTCTAACATATTTCTCCTAATCTTTTAATGAAAAAAGTTTTAATTAAATTTAATATAAAAATTAATTTTAATTACTTTATTTATATCAAGATTAATATATTTAAAATTTATAGAAGTTAAAAATTATTTTTTTGATAAACAATGGCCCTTGTTGGACTTGAACCAACGACCTAACGATTATGAGTCGTTTGCTCTAACCACTGAGCTAAAGGGCCAAACTATCTAATATTATGATATATTTTAAAATTTATTTCAATTAAATTTATGTTTTTTTAATTAAGTAAATAAAATTTATTTTTTCCCCTTAAAATATATAAAAGAATTAATGATGGATGTTTATCTAAAATTTCTTTAACTTTTTTTATATCTATTGTACGTCTCCTATTAATTGATAATATTATATCATCTTTTTTTAAACCTATTATTTCTGCAGGAGAATTAGGAAGTATATTTATAACTTTAACTGCAGTATTTTTCCCCATTTTAAAAAAAACATTTCTATTTTTTAAATCAGTATTAACTAAATAACTCCCTTCAATACCGTAATACATCATATTTTTTTTAAAAGATTCATTACTACAATAATCACCTAATTTTGTTTTTATAATTTTAAAAACTCCTTTTCTTATAATTCCTAATTTAACAAAAGTTCCTGTCATAAAAGTACTTATTTTTGCTTTTAATAAAGCATAACTATTAACTTGTTTATTATTTAATGAAACAATAACATCACCAGGATCTAATGGATTATTTTTAAATGGTATAACGTCACGAATAAAAGTACCTTTATATAAATTATGAATATTCATAACTTTAGCTAATTGAGGATCTAAATCAACTCCATAGATTCCTAAAGAACCTCTTTTTATTTTTCCAAATTTAGTAAATTGATGAATTAAATTTGTTATTGTATTACTAGGTATAGCAAAACCAATTCCAATATTACCTTCATTTGGTGTTAAAATAGCAGTATTAATTCCAATTAAATCTCCATTTAAATTAACTAATGCTCCCCCAGAACTCCCGCGATTAATTGCAGCATCTGTTTGAATAAAATTTTCAAAATTTTCAATATTAAGTCCTGTACGTCCTAATCCAGATATAATACCTGATGTTACAGTTTCACCTAATCCATATGGGTTGCCTATTGCTATAGTATAATCACCAACTTTTAAATTATCAGAATTAGCTATTTTTAAACTTTTTAAATTTATTATATTATTTTTTATTTTTATTAAAGCAACATCCATTTGTGGATCTTGTCCTATAATTTTAGCTTCATATGTTTTTCCATTACTCAATTCTACTGAAATGTATTTAGCATGATTAATAACATGATTATTAGTAATAATTATGCCATTCTTAGCATTTATAATTACTCCAGAACCAATTGCATGAAATTTTTGTTCAAGAATATTATTATTATTTCCACAAATAGGAGTATTTTCATATGGAGATCCTGCTTTACATAATGAAAAATGTTCATTTAAATAATCTTGTATTTTAGGAGGTAATTTAAATTGTGATACAAAAGTACTTCCTTGAACATCAATACTAACAACTGAAGGAGTAACTTTTTTTAATATTTTTGATAAACTTGGTAATGAATGATTATTCCATTTTTTTTTAAAATTAAATGGTAATAATTTAGCACTAGCATATTTTTGTCGTATTGTTATTATAATAACAAAAAAAAATATATAAAAAAATATTTTAAATTTTTTCATAAAAAATCTCTTAATAAAATTTATTAAATTAGATTTATACAAAATTATTTAATTTTAAATAAATACTGATTTTTAATCAGTTTAAGTTTAAAATTATTTAAATAATAAAATATAAATTTTTTTACAAATTATTGTACTTAATATAATATAGATTATATTTAATATAAATATATAAATCTGTATGTTTAATAAATTAAAAATTCTTGCAGCAAAATCAGCAATAAAATATATTAAAAATCATAATATTATTGGAATTGGATCAGGAACAACAATATCTAACTTTATTGATCTTTTATATACTGAAAAAAAAAATATTATAGGTATAGTATCTGCTTCTAGAAGTTCTACAAAAAAATTACAAAAATATAATTTTAATATTTATCAAATCAATAAAGTAAAAAAAATTGGGATATATTTTGATAGTGCTGATGAAATTAATCATAAAATGCAAATGATAAAAGGAGGAGGTGCTGCCTTAACTAATGAAAAAATTATATCTAGTTTTTCAGATTTATTTATTTGTATGATAGATGAATCAAAATATGTAAAAAATTTAGGTATATTACATCCTGTTCCAATAGAAATAATACCTTTAGCAGAAAAATTTATTATTAAACAACTATCATATTTAGGAGCAATAGTTAAAAAACGTATAAATACAATAACAGAACATGGAAATATAATATTAGATGTATATAATTTAAATTTATGTGAACCTCTAAAAATAGAAAAATATATAAATAATATCCCTGGAGTTGTAACAGTTGGTTTATTTACACAAAGATGTGCTGATATAATTATAATAGGTAAACATAATAATACAGTGTCAATAATAAATAAAAAAATTTAAATTCAAATTAATCATTTATTTTTAACAATTTAATTTTTAAAATTTGAATACATTATATGAAAATAAAATTTACTAAAATGCATGCATTAGGAAATGATTTTATTATTATAAATAATATAAAAAAATTCTTTTTTTTAGAAAAAAAAGTGATACAAAAACTATCTAATCGACATTTAGGAATAGGATTTGATCAATTATTATTATTAGAATTATCATTAAATAAAAATATTGATTTTCATTATAGAATTTTTAATTCTGATGGTAATGAAGTAGAACAATGTGGTAATGGAGCACGTTGTCTTGCATTATATTTAAAACTAAAAAAATTAATTTTTAAAAAAAAAATATGTGTAAGTACAAAAAATCGTTTAATATATTTAAAATTTTTAAATGATAATTTTATTTCGGTAAATATGGGTATACCTTTATTTAATCCAAAAGAAATCCCATTTACAACTAACAGTATTAAAAATACATATAAATTATTTTTTAAAAATAAATATATTTATTTTAATGTTGTTTCTTTAGGAAATCCACATTGTGTTGTTCAAGTAAAAAATGTATCAAAAACTCCAATATCATTAATAGGATCATTTTTGGAAAATCATAAATTATTTCCTCAAAAAATTAATGTATGTTTTATGGAATATTTAAATATTAATAATATTAAAATAAGAGTGTTTGAAAGGGGAGTAGGAGAAACTATGTCCTGCGGATCAGGTGCATGCGCAGCTGTTGCAATAGGGGTTAAAAAAAATATTTTAGCTGAAAAAGTATATGTACATCTTACTGGAGGAATTATTATTATATCTTGGCGAGGTAGTAATCATGATTTATACATGCAAGGAAGTGCAAATTATGTATTTGATGGTAAAATATTACTATAATAAATTTTATTTTTATTTTGGTATTTCAGTAAATGAAAAGTCTTAATTTATTAAAAAATTTAAATAATAAACAAAAAGAAGTAGTATCTGAAATAAGAAAAAATTTATTAATATTAGCTGGAGCTGGTAGTGGGAAAACACTTGTATTAATTCGTAGAATAGCATGGTTAATTTATAAAGAAAATTGTGCTCCTAAATCTATTTTAGCTATGACTTTTACAAATAAAGCAGCATTAGAGCTTAAAAAAAGAATTAAATTTTTCATAAAAAATGATCAAAAAAATGATATTTGGATAGGAACATTTCATAGTTTTGCTTATTATATATTAAGAATTTATTATTTAGAGGCAGGATTAACTCAAAATTTTCAAATTATAGATATTTTTGATCAAAAAAATTTTATTAAAAGAATTTTAAAAAAATTATATTTACAAGATAAAAATTATTCTATAGATAATATTTTAAAATATATAAATAATTTTAAAAATAATTTTTTTAATAAAAATAATAATTATTTTAATAAACAAAATTTTTTTTATGATCCAATTTTTTCTAAAATATATATTGAATATAAAAATTTATGTAAAATTACAGAAGTAATTGATTTCAATGATTTAATATTATATTTATATAAATTATTTTTATATAATCCTCATATATTAAAAATATATCAACAAAGATTTAAAAATATCTTAATTGATGAATTTCAAGATACGAATGATTTACAATATAAATTTATATCTTTATTATATAATAAATCTTATAATACTAAAATTTTTCTTGTTGGAGATGATGATCAATCAATTTATGGATGGAGGGGTGCTCAAGTTGAAAATATGTATCGTTTTTTAAAAGATTTTGATAAAGTTAAGACAATTTTATTAGAACAAAATTATCGTTCTACTTCAAATATTTTAAAAGCTGCAAATGAATTAATTTCTCATAATAATACTAGATTAAAAAAAAAATTATGGACTCATGAAAATGATGGAAGACTTATTTATATATATACTGCATTTAATGAATTTGATGAAGCTAAATACATTGCAAAACAAATATATAAAAATTTCATAAAAAAAAATATAGAATTAAATAATTGTGCAATTCTTTATAGAAATAATTTTCAATCTCGTATTTTAGAAGAAGTTATGTTAAAATTTGCTATTCCATATAAAATATATGGAGGAGTACGTTTTTTTGAACGTCAAGAAATAAAATATATTCTATCATATCTAAGATTAATATCCAATTATAATGATGATAATTCTTTTGAGAGAATTATAAATATACCTAAAAGAAATATTGGAGAAAAAACATTAAATATAATAAAATACATTTCTAAAAAATATTTATTAACATTATGGGAATCTAGTATTTATTTATTAAAAAATAAAAAATATTTAAATACTATGTCATTTAATTCATTAAAAAAATTTATTAATTTAATTAAATTTTTAAAAAAAAATATAAAAAATAAACCTTTATCAATTATAATTAAAGAAACCATAAAAGATTCTGGATTATGGGAAATGTATAACAAAAGTTGTTTTACTGAAAAAAATTTTAATAAAATCAATAATTTA is from Enterobacteriaceae endosymbiont of Donacia bicoloricornis and encodes:
- a CDS encoding FAD-binding oxidoreductase, whose product is MTEWSIGKIKKITYWTENLFSIILNAKINNFYAGQFTRLALKINNKKIKRAYSYINSPQNKNYEFYISNIKNGKLSTNLYNLKVNDKIFISKNSSGIFTLNNIKSCENLWMLSTGTGIGPYLSILQDKICFKKFSKIILVHSIRYIKDFSYLNLLKKIQNKYFDQLIIQVILTRNININKNILYGYIPNLIKNGKLEKKIGLKINNNNSHVMLCGNPEMIKQTQNFLEKTRNLSKNLKKQNGNITSERYW
- the tpiA gene encoding triose-phosphate isomerase produces the protein MTKFLIIANWKLNGNYKFINKNINLIKKKIYKSLYFCNLSIAPPYIYLGYINNLLKNTSISLTAQNVDIHTKGSFTGEISIKMLKDVGVKYVIIGHSERRFFHNENNDIISKKFILIKNNGLIPILCLGETEKQKKRNETEKICIQQINSILENSNINILNKTIIAYEPIWAIGSGKNANINEIQKTILFIKKYISSLNSEIVKNIYFLYGGSVNVSNLDIFLQEKTINGLLIGKASLTIENFISLVKKAEKTINSFNSS
- the lysS gene encoding lysine--tRNA ligase, with translation MSESKKKINNNEIIFRHKKLIELRKETNIVFPNNFKINISLDKIYKKYNHKNIFLEKKSFNIAGRIVNLRIMGKASFINIQDYTGNIQIYISQKEVSQKIYKNFLKKYDIGDIIGVTGYLFKTKINVLSIFCQKIYLLTKAIRSLPDKYHGLQDKEIKYRKRYLDLIVNKKTRYIFKKRSKIILNIRNFMNERDFIEVETPMMHNIPGGALARPFVTYHNTYNKNIYLRIAPELYLKRLIIGGFNKIFEINRNFRNEGISTKHNPEFTMMELYITYCDYKDLMIFFEKFFKKIYKKIFKKYLLKYNNYVFDLNKKFHKLTMKESIIYFYPNFSLDNLEDNKKLVKIANLLKVNINPSWSQGKIIFEIFEKKIVSKIIEPTFITEYPTEISPLSRNNNLNPLLTDRFEFFICGMEIANGFSELNDPEEQKKRFKEQQNIKNMSDNKIIYKNFYDQDYIEALEYGLPPTAGLGIGIDRLVMLFTDTQSIRDVILFPMLRTIE
- the prfB gene encoding peptide chain release factor 2 (programmed frameshift) — its product is MLEIYLIKNKLKKIKKKNIFIRGFLNYSKYKKKLSVIKNKIKDPNIWKDFDNLLILNKKKTKIKNLILSLDNLNQEIIDINELINLAIDTNDKKILQESRKILFDIQNKINNLEFKKIFIKKNDKKNCFIDIQSGSGGIESQDWAKIIMKMYLKWAEKKNFQVKIISESPGEIIGIKSSTLHIIGDYAFGWLRTENGIHRLVRKSPFSSSGRRHTSFASTFIYPEIKEDNNIFINSEDLRIDVYRSSGSGGQHVNRTESAVRITHNPTGLVTQCQNSRSQHKNKIQAIKQLKFKLYELQNNIKKKKKEKMEKKKFNISWGYQIRSYILDDSRIKDLRTGVEINNIQYVLNGNLDKFIEASLKLGL
- a CDS encoding trypsin-like peptidase domain-containing protein, which gives rise to MKKFKIFFYIFFFVIIITIRQKYASAKLLPFNFKKKWNNHSLPSLSKILKKVTPSVVSIDVQGSTFVSQFKLPPKIQDYLNEHFSLCKAGSPYENTPICGNNNNILEQKFHAIGSGVIINAKNGIIITNNHVINHAKYISVELSNGKTYEAKIIGQDPQMDVALIKIKNNIINLKSLKIANSDNLKVGDYTIAIGNPYGLGETVTSGIISGLGRTGLNIENFENFIQTDAAINRGSSGGALVNLNGDLIGINTAILTPNEGNIGIGFAIPSNTITNLIHQFTKFGKIKRGSLGIYGVDLDPQLAKVMNIHNLYKGTFIRDVIPFKNNPLDPGDVIVSLNNKQVNSYALLKAKISTFMTGTFVKLGIIRKGVFKIIKTKLGDYCSNESFKKNMMYYGIEGSYLVNTDLKNRNVFFKMGKNTAVKVINILPNSPAEIIGLKKDDIILSINRRRTIDIKKVKEILDKHPSLILLYILRGKNKFYLLN
- the rpiA gene encoding ribose-5-phosphate isomerase RpiA, which produces MFNKLKILAAKSAIKYIKNHNIIGIGSGTTISNFIDLLYTEKKNIIGIVSASRSSTKKLQKYNFNIYQINKVKKIGIYFDSADEINHKMQMIKGGGAALTNEKIISSFSDLFICMIDESKYVKNLGILHPVPIEIIPLAEKFIIKQLSYLGAIVKKRINTITEHGNIILDVYNLNLCEPLKIEKYINNIPGVVTVGLFTQRCADIIIIGKHNNTVSIINKKI
- the dapF gene encoding diaminopimelate epimerase, with the translated sequence MKFTKMHALGNDFIIINNIKKFFFLEKKVIQKLSNRHLGIGFDQLLLLELSLNKNIDFHYRIFNSDGNEVEQCGNGARCLALYLKLKKLIFKKKICVSTKNRLIYLKFLNDNFISVNMGIPLFNPKEIPFTTNSIKNTYKLFFKNKYIYFNVVSLGNPHCVVQVKNVSKTPISLIGSFLENHKLFPQKINVCFMEYLNINNIKIRVFERGVGETMSCGSGACAAVAIGVKKNILAEKVYVHLTGGIIIISWRGSNHDLYMQGSANYVFDGKILL
- a CDS encoding UvrD-helicase domain-containing protein, whose amino-acid sequence is MKSLNLLKNLNNKQKEVVSEIRKNLLILAGAGSGKTLVLIRRIAWLIYKENCAPKSILAMTFTNKAALELKKRIKFFIKNDQKNDIWIGTFHSFAYYILRIYYLEAGLTQNFQIIDIFDQKNFIKRILKKLYLQDKNYSIDNILKYINNFKNNFFNKNNNYFNKQNFFYDPIFSKIYIEYKNLCKITEVIDFNDLILYLYKLFLYNPHILKIYQQRFKNILIDEFQDTNDLQYKFISLLYNKSYNTKIFLVGDDDQSIYGWRGAQVENMYRFLKDFDKVKTILLEQNYRSTSNILKAANELISHNNTRLKKKLWTHENDGRLIYIYTAFNEFDEAKYIAKQIYKNFIKKNIELNNCAILYRNNFQSRILEEVMLKFAIPYKIYGGVRFFERQEIKYILSYLRLISNYNDDNSFERIINIPKRNIGEKTLNIIKYISKKYLLTLWESSIYLLKNKKYLNTMSFNSLKKFINLIKFLKKNIKNKPLSIIIKETIKDSGLWEMYNKSCFTEKNFNKINNLKELINAADDFTKNSLKNKNNFFYKNIKNNLLINFLSQSLLLTEDINLNKINQKINNYIQMMTIHASKGLEFSEVFIIGMEEGIFPNKISFINQNINEERRLAYVGITRAKKKLTLTYTKKRYLYGKEINSIPSRFIQELPENCIKKISYLNKKKYFIGQIIYHKNFGKGIILKIEIIKNNIKLQIKFNKIKKWIMSNYIHFYI